From one Drosophila subpulchrella strain 33 F10 #4 breed RU33 chromosome 3L, RU_Dsub_v1.1 Primary Assembly, whole genome shotgun sequence genomic stretch:
- the LOC119553786 gene encoding protein midgut expression 1, which translates to MCNALCECLKCPGKVVCCCCSCACKMLLSIVFSALLMVVVIGLIVYFTVFYHKDKDTEEVQNQVAKMAPIVKRSIRDYFNKEY; encoded by the exons ATGTGCAACGCTCTCTGTGAATGCCTCAAATGTCCCGGCAAAGTGGTTTGCTG CTGCTGTTCCTGCGCCTGCAAGATGCTTTTGAGCATCGTGTTTTCTGCGCTTCTCATGGTCGTGGTTATCGGCTTGATTGTCTACTTCACGGTCTTCTATCACAAGGATAAGGATACGGAGGAAGTGCAGAATCAGGTCGCTAAGATGGCTCCCATTGTGAAGCGCAGCATACGCGACTACTTTAATAAGGAATACTGA
- the LOC119555367 gene encoding uncharacterized protein LOC119555367, with product MTSDSTLYFTAVEDMFKEVLTIEDEDEVPENEEASETPKRYVRLRQQKLFANDSSSFVISRRSPKTESNSLKLNISPRRLKELRGEEILRMRKDRAEKERMKPQRRLTLRI from the coding sequence ATGACCTCCGATTCCACGCTATACTTCACCGCCGTCGAAGATATGTTCAAGGAAGTGTTAACAAtagaggacgaggacgaggttCCTGAGAACGAGGAGGCATCCGAAACTCCAAAACGCTATGTGCGCTTGCGGCAGCAAAAGTTATTCGCGAATGACTCCAGTAGTTTTGTAATAAGTCGCCGATCTCCGAAGACTGAATCTAACAGCCTCAAATTGAATATATCGCCTAGAAGGCTCAAGGAGCTCCGCGGTGAGGAGATCCTCCGAATGCGCAAGGATCGGGCGGAAAAGGAACGAATGAAACCCCAGAGACGACTTACCTTGAGGATTTAA